From the Deinococcus radiophilus genome, one window contains:
- a CDS encoding sulfurtransferase → MNYAKDVLVSTDWVAEHLGDAGVRLIEVDEDILLYDVGHIPGAVKLDWQRDLWHEVERDFITADQVSELLGRLGIKEGDTVILYGDKSNWWAAYAYWFLTYSGVQGLKLMNGGRQKWAAEGREMTTDVPEYAPTSYPALTRDESLRAYRDEVKAHLEAVQSGQGAMVDVRSPDEFSGKVTHMPNYPQEGVLRGGHIPGARNIPWAKATNEDGTFKSADELKALYDAEGVTGDKDIIAYCRIAERSSHSWFVLRELLGYPKVRNYDGSWTEWGNAVGMPIEKSYSED, encoded by the coding sequence ATGAACTATGCCAAAGACGTATTGGTCAGCACCGATTGGGTGGCGGAGCATCTCGGCGACGCGGGCGTGCGCCTGATTGAAGTAGACGAAGACATCTTGCTGTACGACGTGGGACACATTCCCGGCGCGGTCAAGCTGGACTGGCAGCGCGACTTGTGGCACGAGGTAGAGCGTGATTTCATCACCGCCGATCAGGTCAGCGAATTGCTGGGACGCCTGGGCATCAAGGAAGGCGACACGGTCATCCTGTACGGCGACAAGAGCAACTGGTGGGCCGCCTACGCCTACTGGTTCCTGACCTACAGCGGCGTTCAGGGCCTCAAGCTGATGAACGGAGGTCGCCAGAAGTGGGCCGCCGAGGGCCGCGAAATGACCACCGACGTACCGGAGTACGCGCCGACCAGTTACCCGGCGCTGACCCGTGACGAGTCGCTGCGGGCCTACCGCGATGAAGTCAAGGCCCATCTGGAAGCGGTGCAGAGCGGCCAGGGCGCGATGGTGGATGTTCGCAGTCCCGACGAGTTCAGCGGCAAAGTGACCCACATGCCCAACTACCCTCAAGAAGGCGTGCTGCGCGGCGGTCATATTCCCGGTGCGCGCAACATCCCCTGGGCCAAGGCAACCAATGAAGACGGCACCTTCAAGAGCGCCGACGAACTGAAGGCGCTGTATGACGCTGAAGGCGTGACCGGTGACAAGGACATCATCGCCTATTGCCGCATCGCCGAGCGCTCCAGCCACAGCTGGTTCGTGCTGCGCGAACTGCTGGGTTACCCCAAGGTCCGCAACTACGACGGCAGCTGGACCGAGTGGGGCAATGCCGTCGGCATGCCGATTGAGAAGTCGTACAGCGAAGACTAA
- a CDS encoding GNAT family N-acetyltransferase: MIQTPRLLLLPLTRDVMLQTIGAGEFVSGEIYFPQGWAGEAEIVFPIHLMNTAEDEAVRGSYVVVERVTGHAAGLLGTKHTPVGGGVEIGYGLRPENWGQGYATEAVAALLDELRGWPDVSMVLAETRPDNLGSIRVLEKNGFLLTGRRHDPSDGEVLTWARDITAA; the protein is encoded by the coding sequence ATGATCCAGACGCCGCGCCTGCTGCTGCTGCCCCTGACCCGTGACGTGATGCTCCAGACCATCGGAGCGGGCGAGTTCGTGTCAGGGGAGATTTATTTTCCGCAGGGCTGGGCCGGAGAGGCCGAAATCGTCTTTCCCATTCATCTGATGAATACCGCAGAAGATGAAGCGGTGCGCGGTTCATATGTTGTGGTGGAGCGGGTCACTGGTCATGCTGCTGGCCTGCTGGGAACCAAGCATACCCCGGTGGGCGGCGGCGTGGAAATCGGCTATGGACTGCGCCCAGAAAACTGGGGCCAGGGCTACGCCACTGAAGCAGTCGCGGCGCTGTTGGATGAACTGCGCGGCTGGCCCGATGTGAGCATGGTTCTGGCCGAAACCCGGCCCGATAATCTGGGCAGCATCCGGGTTCTGGAAAAGAACGGCTTCCTGCTCACAGGTCGCCGCCATGATCCTTCGGACGGCGAAGTGCTGACCTGGGCGCGGGACATTACTGCTGCTTAA
- a CDS encoding M23 family metallopeptidase, producing MLGGLTILFWPHIQQSRKYMELLRMPVPTEGSLPNPLPGAALTDTWGAARSNGRSHEGIDIFADRDTPIRSTGPGVVLNVGENNLGGRTVMILGPAGQRHYYAHLERYPELAEGDWVEQGDTVGYVGDSGNAQGTPPHLHYGIYTPQGAVNPYPLLQTQ from the coding sequence ATGCTGGGTGGCCTGACCATCCTGTTCTGGCCCCACATCCAGCAGAGCCGAAAATACATGGAACTGCTGCGAATGCCGGTTCCCACCGAGGGAAGCCTGCCCAATCCGCTCCCCGGCGCGGCGCTGACCGATACCTGGGGTGCGGCCCGCAGCAATGGACGCAGCCACGAAGGCATCGACATTTTCGCGGACCGGGACACGCCGATTCGGTCCACCGGGCCGGGCGTGGTGCTGAATGTAGGCGAAAACAACTTGGGTGGCCGCACAGTGATGATTCTGGGGCCTGCCGGACAGCGCCACTACTACGCTCACCTGGAACGCTACCCAGAGCTGGCAGAAGGCGACTGGGTAGAGCAGGGAGACACCGTGGGCTATGTGGGGGACAGCGGTAATGCCCAGGGCACGCCACCACACCTGCATTACGGTATCTACACGCCACAGGGAGCGGTCAACCCTTATCCGCTGCTCCAGACACAGTAG
- the pdxY gene encoding pyridoxal kinase PdxY translates to MTISTPASEGTHLTLQQREQLPHNILSIQSWVAYGHVGNAAAMFPLQRLGFEVWAIQTVQFSNHTGYGAWTGQVFPPEDIAALIHGIEARGALPNCDGVLSGYMGSVGTVEAVISAVERVRAANPEALYCCDPVMGDFGRGVFVNPELPPVIAERAIPAADIVVPNHFELELLTDCKISTLNDALEAATALRERLRPGGPRIVVVTSLTREDAPEGTIETLVMADEGTWVCRTPLLPLDPPRNGTGDAITALFYGQYLRTGQADQALSLSMSALYALLERTHQAGTREIQLVAAQDELARPSRVFEAQAVMLQG, encoded by the coding sequence ATGACCATCTCAACCCCGGCCAGCGAGGGCACCCATCTGACCCTGCAACAGCGCGAACAACTGCCGCACAACATTCTGTCTATCCAGTCCTGGGTGGCTTACGGGCATGTCGGCAACGCCGCCGCCATGTTTCCATTGCAGCGCTTGGGCTTCGAAGTCTGGGCCATTCAGACGGTGCAGTTCTCCAATCACACCGGCTACGGTGCCTGGACCGGTCAGGTGTTCCCTCCCGAAGACATCGCGGCGTTAATTCATGGCATTGAGGCACGCGGTGCTTTGCCAAACTGCGACGGCGTACTGAGCGGTTATATGGGCTCGGTGGGTACGGTGGAAGCGGTCATCAGTGCGGTCGAGCGGGTGCGCGCGGCCAACCCGGAGGCGCTGTATTGCTGTGATCCAGTGATGGGAGACTTCGGGCGCGGGGTGTTCGTGAACCCCGAACTGCCGCCTGTCATTGCCGAGCGGGCCATTCCGGCAGCCGACATCGTGGTGCCCAATCACTTCGAGTTGGAGCTATTGACGGACTGCAAAATCAGCACGCTGAACGATGCTCTGGAGGCGGCTACTGCGCTGCGCGAACGTCTGCGCCCTGGCGGACCACGCATCGTGGTGGTGACCAGCCTGACCCGCGAGGACGCTCCGGAAGGCACCATCGAAACCTTGGTCATGGCTGATGAAGGGACCTGGGTCTGCCGAACGCCGCTGCTGCCGCTGGACCCACCCCGCAACGGCACCGGAGACGCAATTACGGCGCTGTTCTATGGGCAATATCTGCGTACCGGGCAGGCCGACCAGGCCCTGAGCCTCAGCATGAGCGCCCTGTATGCACTGCTGGAACGCACGCATCAGGCTGGCACCCGCGAGATTCAGCTGGTGGCCGCACAGGACGAACTGGCACGTCCCAGCCGCGTCTTCGAGGCTCAGGCCGTGATGTTACAGGGCTGA
- a CDS encoding VanW family protein translates to MSRQALTSRFPFLAPIVVEGRIALKSLQVRRPEYQLHRAPAALFPFCVHKHHSVLRRRLGDADPRLQELKVQNLRRAAEELNGLSIAPGQVLSYWGQVGRPSSKRGFTTGMLISNGRPIEGQGGGLCQMANLLYWMVLHSPLTVTEHHHHSLDLFPDSGRVLPFGSGASVFYNYVDLQITNTTADTFYLSVWVDETSLHGELRVGREPQHTYKVTEEDHRFYRKGEQVYRTNKLYQSQIDRRTGNRLQKRLITFNDSRVLYDVEEAKLTPQAAD, encoded by the coding sequence ATGTCACGTCAGGCCCTCACCAGCCGTTTCCCGTTTCTCGCCCCCATCGTCGTGGAGGGGCGTATTGCCCTCAAGTCACTGCAGGTGCGGCGTCCGGAATACCAATTGCACCGCGCCCCTGCAGCACTTTTTCCGTTTTGTGTGCACAAACATCACAGTGTTTTGCGCCGCCGCCTGGGCGACGCCGACCCACGGCTGCAGGAACTCAAGGTGCAGAATCTGCGCCGCGCCGCTGAAGAACTGAACGGTCTGAGTATCGCCCCCGGCCAAGTCCTCAGCTACTGGGGCCAGGTGGGCCGCCCCTCGTCCAAGCGGGGCTTCACCACCGGGATGCTGATTTCCAACGGTCGGCCCATTGAGGGCCAGGGGGGCGGCCTCTGTCAGATGGCGAACCTGCTGTACTGGATGGTCTTACATTCCCCGCTGACCGTCACCGAACACCACCACCACAGCCTGGATCTGTTTCCCGATTCTGGCCGGGTGCTGCCCTTCGGAAGCGGTGCCAGTGTCTTTTACAACTACGTGGATCTGCAAATCACCAACACCACGGCCGACACCTTTTATCTGAGCGTATGGGTGGATGAAACGTCACTGCACGGAGAGTTGAGGGTGGGCCGGGAGCCGCAGCACACCTACAAAGTCACTGAGGAAGACCACCGCTTTTACCGCAAAGGTGAGCAGGTGTACCGGACCAATAAGCTCTATCAGTCGCAAATTGACCGACGTACCGGCAACAGACTGCAAAAACGCCTGATTACCTTCAACGATTCGCGGGTTCTCTATGACGTTGAGGAAGCCAAGCTGACCCCACAAGCCGCCGACTGA
- a CDS encoding PQQ-dependent sugar dehydrogenase: MKLLIMTCALLLSACTMSADQVGTEAETASPAQTSQPVTHTAGDASQKTTTVGGATNASPAAATPALPPPPRGFSPTAPEGFRVTLYAEGFDKPRLMAVAENGDIFLSDPNAGAVYVLPDRNADGVADETLTFAKGLDQPHGLAFHDGYLYVANTGSVVRFPYQSGQTKAQGAPEKLVDLPPRGGHSTRTIEFSPEGQLFVATGSTCNVCEETDERRAAVWVYDADGKNGRPYATGLRNAVGLEWFDGALWATNNGRDMLGDDLPPEGFYQLSDGGFYGWPYCYTVTAGQPQVWDKDFGQADPSVCEDATPAFALTTAHSAPLGMAFYTAQAFPEAYQGQMFAGLHGSWNRSQKSGYKVVSIDPASGEVQDFLTGFVQGNTVKGRPVDAAVAQDGALLVTDDGEGRVWRVAWVGRQQVSDSAAR; the protein is encoded by the coding sequence ATGAAACTCCTGATCATGACCTGCGCGCTGCTGCTGAGCGCCTGCACCATGTCAGCAGACCAGGTGGGCACCGAGGCCGAAACGGCTTCGCCAGCCCAGACCTCGCAGCCAGTAACCCATACTGCTGGTGACGCCAGCCAGAAAACAACCACGGTAGGCGGCGCGACCAACGCTAGCCCGGCGGCAGCCACCCCAGCTTTGCCACCGCCACCACGCGGCTTCTCCCCCACCGCGCCCGAGGGCTTCCGGGTCACGCTGTACGCAGAGGGCTTCGACAAGCCCCGACTGATGGCGGTGGCCGAAAATGGCGACATCTTCCTGAGCGACCCCAACGCTGGAGCCGTCTACGTGCTGCCAGATAGAAACGCCGATGGGGTGGCCGACGAAACACTCACCTTCGCCAAGGGCCTGGACCAGCCACACGGGCTGGCTTTCCATGACGGCTACCTGTACGTCGCCAACACGGGCAGCGTGGTGCGCTTCCCCTATCAGAGTGGCCAGACCAAGGCGCAGGGTGCCCCAGAAAAACTCGTGGATCTGCCGCCACGCGGCGGACACTCCACCCGCACCATTGAATTCAGCCCCGAAGGGCAATTGTTTGTGGCGACCGGCAGTACCTGCAACGTGTGCGAGGAAACCGACGAACGCCGCGCCGCCGTCTGGGTGTATGACGCGGACGGGAAAAATGGACGCCCCTACGCCACCGGCCTGCGCAACGCCGTGGGCCTGGAATGGTTTGACGGTGCGCTATGGGCCACCAACAACGGACGCGACATGCTGGGCGACGACCTGCCGCCCGAAGGCTTCTACCAACTCTCGGACGGTGGTTTTTACGGCTGGCCCTACTGCTATACGGTTACGGCAGGCCAACCGCAGGTCTGGGACAAGGACTTTGGGCAGGCCGACCCCAGCGTCTGTGAGGACGCCACCCCGGCCTTTGCCCTGACCACCGCCCACTCGGCTCCGCTGGGCATGGCCTTTTACACCGCCCAGGCCTTCCCCGAGGCCTACCAGGGCCAGATGTTCGCCGGGCTACACGGCAGTTGGAACCGCAGCCAGAAGAGCGGTTACAAGGTCGTGAGCATTGACCCCGCCAGCGGCGAGGTGCAGGATTTCCTGACAGGCTTCGTCCAGGGCAACACCGTGAAGGGCCGCCCGGTAGACGCCGCTGTGGCGCAGGATGGTGCGTTGCTGGTTACCGACGACGGTGAAGGCCGGGTCTGGCGGGTGGCCTGGGTGGGGAGGCAGCAGGTCAGTGACTCTGCTGCCCGGTGA
- a CDS encoding histidine phosphatase family protein, translated as MKLLLIRHGHSVNNGLEGSADYAALRQPDPPLTDLGQQQMKRTALALASGHLGEPVIRLYTSLMTRGIQSAAPLAAALNLPVQGLTLAYECGGLNTGPAGHFQPVAGPDVSILRGICPALQWPDDLLDQPWEGGCEPWEAATFAQRAAQVAQTLRAQAEAPGLVCLITHHDFAQFLMAELLGLPQLDLESLVFRLNHASLSLLETGPGRTTLHWLNRTDHLLTGQQSH; from the coding sequence GTGAAGCTTTTGCTGATCCGTCATGGGCATTCGGTCAACAACGGACTTGAGGGCTCAGCCGACTACGCCGCCCTGCGTCAGCCGGACCCTCCCCTGACAGACTTGGGCCAGCAGCAGATGAAACGAACGGCCCTGGCCCTGGCCAGCGGCCACCTGGGCGAACCAGTTATTCGCCTTTACACCAGCCTGATGACGAGGGGAATTCAGTCGGCTGCACCTCTCGCCGCTGCTCTGAACCTGCCCGTTCAGGGGCTGACGCTGGCCTACGAATGTGGCGGCCTGAACACCGGCCCAGCGGGTCATTTTCAGCCGGTTGCTGGCCCAGATGTGTCGATTCTGCGGGGAATTTGCCCTGCCTTACAGTGGCCGGATGATCTGCTGGATCAACCCTGGGAAGGCGGCTGTGAACCCTGGGAAGCTGCGACTTTTGCTCAGCGTGCAGCGCAGGTGGCCCAGACGCTCAGGGCGCAAGCGGAGGCTCCCGGCCTGGTCTGCCTCATCACCCACCATGACTTTGCCCAGTTCCTGATGGCAGAGTTGCTGGGGTTACCGCAGCTGGACCTGGAAAGCCTCGTCTTCAGGCTGAATCATGCCTCGCTGAGTCTGCTGGAGACCGGTCCGGGCCGCACCACGCTGCACTGGCTCAACCGCACGGATCACCTGCTCACCGGGCAGCAGAGTCACTGA
- a CDS encoding enoyl-CoA hydratase-related protein, producing the protein MTTATLTRTGDTATLTLSAKKSSMPPAFWPEFTEALDGLGEARVLIVRGQELFSAGLDVPATLPVIAQTGDFWGLVRPMQEAFTSLAELDIPTIAAIHGHCIGAGLELAAACDLRLCSAEAQFSLPEVRLGLVADLGGLQRLPGLIGRGRTAHLALTGAPIDAQTAERWGLVTGVLDTPETLWASVDVLAGQLADLNPQALAGTKQVLRDARPLEEGLRQAGEFNAAALRKDQG; encoded by the coding sequence ATGACGACTGCGACCCTCACCCGTACCGGAGACACCGCCACCCTGACCCTCAGCGCCAAAAAAAGCTCGATGCCGCCCGCCTTTTGGCCGGAGTTCACAGAGGCATTGGACGGTCTAGGAGAGGCCCGCGTACTGATTGTGCGGGGGCAGGAGCTGTTCAGCGCGGGGCTGGATGTGCCGGCCACCCTGCCGGTCATCGCGCAGACGGGCGACTTCTGGGGCCTGGTGCGGCCCATGCAGGAAGCCTTTACGTCCCTGGCAGAATTGGACATTCCCACCATCGCCGCCATTCACGGGCACTGCATCGGCGCGGGGCTGGAACTGGCGGCGGCCTGTGACCTGCGGCTGTGCAGCGCCGAGGCCCAGTTTTCGTTGCCCGAAGTGCGGCTGGGCCTGGTGGCCGACCTGGGCGGACTGCAGCGCCTGCCGGGGCTGATCGGGCGCGGACGCACCGCCCACCTGGCCCTCACCGGGGCGCCGATAGATGCCCAGACCGCCGAGCGCTGGGGGCTGGTGACAGGCGTGCTGGACACGCCGGAAACGCTGTGGGCCAGCGTGGATGTCCTGGCCGGGCAGCTGGCAGACCTAAACCCACAGGCGCTGGCTGGGACCAAGCAGGTCCTGCGGGATGCGCGGCCGTTGGAAGAGGGACTCCGCCAGGCTGGAGAGTTCAATGCGGCCGCGCTGCGAAAAGATCAGGGCTAA
- a CDS encoding SDR family oxidoreductase yields the protein MTQPGNPTSTFRPDLLAGKHALITGGTSGIGLGVAQSFAAHGARVTLLGRNAEKAEAAAQTVRDLGGEALAVTADVRDVDALGQAVEQAASQFGPLDILLCGAAGNFPAPVDGISANGFKSVVDIDLLGTFNSIKAAAPHLRMPGASVLSISAYGMPVPMQAHVVAAKAGVDRLTETLAAEWGVKGVRVNAIIPGPIDGTEGMARLAPNERTRQQFMRMVPLGRFGVPQDIANAALWLVSDAASYVTGVILPVDGGQNMLGGAPQYLMYLNMLDAQKASQQ from the coding sequence ATGACTCAACCTGGCAATCCTACGTCCACCTTCCGCCCCGACCTGCTGGCAGGCAAGCACGCCCTGATCACCGGTGGCACCTCCGGTATCGGCCTAGGGGTGGCGCAGAGTTTCGCAGCCCACGGCGCACGGGTCACACTGCTGGGGCGCAACGCCGAGAAGGCCGAAGCGGCGGCCCAGACGGTACGGGATCTGGGCGGCGAGGCGCTGGCTGTGACGGCTGACGTGCGTGATGTGGACGCACTAGGACAAGCTGTAGAGCAGGCCGCCAGCCAGTTTGGACCGCTGGACATTCTGCTGTGCGGCGCGGCGGGCAATTTCCCGGCCCCGGTCGACGGCATCAGCGCCAATGGATTTAAGAGTGTGGTGGACATTGATCTTCTGGGCACCTTTAATTCGATCAAGGCCGCCGCGCCGCACCTGCGGATGCCCGGTGCCAGTGTCCTGAGCATCAGCGCTTATGGTATGCCCGTGCCCATGCAGGCGCATGTGGTGGCCGCCAAAGCGGGCGTGGACCGCCTGACCGAGACCCTGGCCGCCGAGTGGGGTGTCAAAGGTGTTCGGGTCAACGCCATCATTCCCGGCCCGATTGACGGTACCGAGGGCATGGCCCGTCTAGCCCCCAACGAGCGCACCCGGCAGCAGTTTATGCGCATGGTGCCGCTGGGGCGTTTCGGGGTGCCGCAGGACATTGCCAACGCCGCGCTGTGGCTGGTCTCGGACGCGGCCAGCTACGTCACTGGGGTGATTCTGCCGGTAGACGGTGGCCAGAACATGCTGGGCGGCGCACCACAGTACCTGATGTACCTGAATATGCTGGATGCACAAAAAGCCAGCCAGCAGTGA
- a CDS encoding endonuclease/exonuclease/phosphatase family protein produces the protein MIPGLAWAWLAFFLGVWGLGERLGERTVPTLLLAYAPPVLLLLPTLLILVLALWHARVSRRALLPALLTLALWPLYAGLVWNTPQANPTDAITLLTYNLAGATQGRPERLAAEIRAADADIVTLQETEGVDVDLTRELLALLPEYEHAQAAESRELLTLSRFPVVGTRAVTLPETTRIFLVTTLNTPQGKLTVINVHFSTVLVSRVLQGQVGPTQSRREAQLDILRRETAGLERVIVAGDFNTPPRGVMYRDLQRMFSGAWAEAGGGLGWTFPSASPALRIDHIFSRGLRPVRAEVLDAGGSDHRAVRAVLTWEG, from the coding sequence ATGATCCCAGGACTGGCCTGGGCCTGGTTGGCCTTTTTCCTGGGGGTCTGGGGCCTGGGTGAACGGCTGGGCGAGCGCACGGTCCCCACCCTGCTGTTGGCCTATGCCCCGCCAGTGCTGCTGTTGCTGCCTACCCTGCTGATACTGGTACTGGCACTCTGGCATGCGCGCGTCAGCCGCCGCGCCCTGCTGCCCGCCCTGCTCACGCTGGCGCTGTGGCCGCTGTATGCCGGGCTGGTGTGGAATACACCGCAGGCCAACCCCACAGACGCGATCACTCTGCTGACCTACAACCTGGCCGGAGCCACCCAGGGTCGCCCGGAGCGTCTGGCCGCCGAAATCCGTGCCGCCGACGCCGACATCGTGACCCTACAGGAAACTGAAGGGGTAGACGTAGACCTGACCCGCGAGTTGCTGGCCCTGCTGCCCGAATACGAGCACGCCCAGGCCGCCGAGAGCCGCGAACTGCTGACCCTCAGCCGCTTTCCGGTGGTCGGCACACGGGCCGTGACCTTGCCGGAAACCACCCGCATTTTTCTGGTCACCACGTTAAACACCCCGCAGGGCAAGCTGACGGTGATCAACGTACATTTCTCCACGGTGCTGGTCAGCCGGGTGCTGCAAGGCCAGGTCGGACCCACCCAGAGCCGCCGTGAGGCCCAACTGGACATCCTGCGGCGCGAAACGGCGGGACTGGAGCGGGTGATCGTGGCGGGTGATTTCAACACGCCGCCACGGGGGGTGATGTACCGCGACCTGCAGCGAATGTTCAGCGGAGCCTGGGCCGAAGCTGGAGGGGGGCTGGGCTGGACTTTTCCCAGTGCGTCGCCCGCCCTGCGGATCGACCACATCTTCTCGCGGGGGCTGCGGCCTGTACGTGCCGAGGTGCTGGACGCCGGAGGCAGCGACCACCGCGCGGTGCGGGCGGTGCTGACCTGGGAAGGGTGA
- the nadA gene encoding quinolinate synthase NadA, translating into MTDQPYRPQVPAPQVEQLIQLRPLLDEEFVLSEIDRLRRERRAVILAHNYQRPEVQRTADFVGDSLGLARQAARTDAEVIVFAGVHFMAETAAVLNPDKVVLLPDFRAGCSLADTITAQGVRDWKAQHPDGLVAVYVNTTADVKAEADYCVTSGNAVQIIESLPKDVPILFAPDRFLAAHVARQTGRELHIWEGACHVHEAIRPDDVRAQQAEHPGAELLVHPECGCSTGVLAHHPDLQLYSTEGMVHRAQASNADTFIVVTELGMVTRLEKEVPGKTFVPVARTACCEYMKMITLENIYESLRDLSGQVSVSEDIRERALRPIERMLAVG; encoded by the coding sequence ATGACCGACCAACCTTACCGCCCCCAGGTGCCTGCGCCGCAGGTTGAGCAACTGATTCAGCTGCGCCCGCTGCTGGACGAGGAGTTCGTGCTGTCCGAAATAGACCGCCTGCGCCGTGAGCGCCGCGCCGTGATTCTGGCGCACAACTATCAGCGCCCGGAGGTGCAGCGCACCGCGGACTTCGTGGGCGATAGCCTGGGCCTGGCCCGTCAGGCCGCCCGCACCGACGCCGAGGTCATTGTGTTTGCAGGCGTGCATTTCATGGCCGAAACCGCCGCCGTGCTGAACCCCGACAAGGTGGTCTTGCTGCCCGACTTCCGCGCTGGATGTTCGCTGGCCGACACCATCACGGCTCAGGGCGTGCGCGACTGGAAAGCCCAGCATCCTGATGGCCTGGTGGCGGTGTACGTGAATACCACCGCCGACGTCAAAGCCGAGGCCGACTACTGCGTCACCAGCGGCAACGCCGTGCAGATCATCGAATCCCTGCCGAAAGATGTTCCGATTCTGTTTGCCCCGGACCGCTTTCTGGCGGCGCATGTGGCCCGTCAGACTGGGCGCGAGCTGCACATCTGGGAGGGGGCCTGTCATGTCCATGAGGCGATTCGCCCGGACGATGTACGGGCACAGCAGGCTGAACATCCCGGTGCGGAGTTGCTGGTCCACCCCGAGTGCGGTTGCTCTACAGGCGTGCTGGCACACCACCCCGATTTGCAGCTATACTCCACCGAGGGCATGGTTCACCGCGCCCAGGCCAGTAACGCCGACACCTTCATCGTGGTGACCGAGCTGGGGATGGTCACGCGGCTCGAAAAGGAAGTGCCCGGCAAGACCTTCGTGCCGGTGGCCCGCACCGCCTGCTGCGAGTACATGAAGATGATCACTCTAGAAAACATCTACGAGAGTCTGCGTGACCTCAGCGGTCAGGTAAGCGTGTCGGAAGACATCCGCGAGCGGGCCCTACGCCCCATCGAGCGGATGCTGGCGGTAGGCTAA
- the nadC gene encoding carboxylating nicotinate-nucleotide diphosphorylase, whose amino-acid sequence MTFSFPALDDRLRLALAEDLGRGDATTLATIAPSAQGRAELLLKSPGVISGHVAAERVWTLLSPEMGVRWLAPEGQWLEAGARLGEIRGPLHALLAGERLALNLLQRLSGVASVTHAHVQALAGSGVRLLDTRKTNPLWRDLDKQAVRHGGGTNHRSGLDDGILIKDNHVAAVGGVAEAVRRARESHYLLKVECEVTTPAELREALTAGADRILLDNMTLEGLRECVLIRGELAPHVTLEASGNMTLERLPEVAATGVDFISSGALTHSAPALDISLNIISRPEDLV is encoded by the coding sequence ATGACTTTTTCCTTTCCTGCCCTGGATGACCGCCTCCGCCTGGCCCTGGCCGAAGACTTGGGGCGCGGCGACGCCACCACCCTCGCCACCATTGCGCCCAGCGCCCAGGGCCGCGCCGAATTGCTGCTCAAGAGCCCTGGTGTGATCAGTGGTCACGTTGCTGCCGAGCGGGTCTGGACGCTGCTCAGCCCAGAGATGGGGGTACGCTGGCTGGCCCCCGAAGGCCAGTGGCTGGAGGCTGGCGCACGGCTGGGTGAGATCCGCGGCCCGCTGCATGCGCTGCTGGCCGGAGAGCGACTGGCCCTGAACCTGCTGCAACGCTTGAGCGGCGTGGCCAGCGTGACCCACGCCCATGTGCAGGCCCTGGCCGGTAGCGGTGTCCGTCTGCTCGACACCCGCAAGACCAATCCGCTGTGGCGCGACCTGGACAAACAGGCCGTGCGACATGGCGGCGGCACCAACCACCGCAGCGGGCTGGACGACGGCATCCTGATCAAGGACAACCATGTGGCGGCGGTGGGCGGCGTGGCCGAGGCGGTGCGCCGCGCCCGCGAAAGCCACTACCTGCTTAAGGTCGAGTGTGAAGTGACCACCCCCGCCGAGCTGCGCGAGGCACTGACCGCCGGAGCCGACCGTATCTTGCTGGACAACATGACGCTGGAAGGGCTGCGCGAATGCGTGTTGATACGCGGTGAATTGGCCCCGCACGTCACGCTGGAAGCCAGCGGCAACATGACCCTGGAACGGCTGCCTGAAGTGGCCGCGACCGGGGTGGACTTTATCTCCAGCGGGGCGCTGACCCACTCGGCTCCCGCACTGGACATCAGCCTGAATATCATCAGCCGCCCGGAGGACCTCGTATGA